A single Methylobacterium oryzae DNA region contains:
- a CDS encoding PAS domain-containing protein yields the protein MLAHGDVLIPDFDPGCRLQNRRDQALVAAGIVGTWEWDHNKKVARYCESAAELLAGNASLAGRDLSMSEALAGVYTDDVAWLRSQMRQAVSGSDVRIREHRVCSEQHGVRRVLCRGRTYFDVQGRPTFTLGIVIDITEVEADGRRRHADGPDKLDAAAEHGVAAYEAIQAAEIEGLIAPARALLLAIGREIARGLTRGRKPLH from the coding sequence GTGCTTGCCCACGGAGACGTTTTGATACCAGATTTCGATCCCGGGTGCCGTCTCCAAAACCGGCGCGATCAGGCTCTGGTAGCGGCTGGTATAGTCGGAACCTGGGAATGGGATCACAACAAAAAGGTGGCTCGCTACTGCGAGAGTGCCGCCGAATTGCTAGCCGGTAACGCGAGCCTTGCCGGGCGCGACCTCAGCATGAGCGAAGCCCTGGCGGGGGTGTACACCGACGATGTCGCTTGGCTTCGCTCGCAGATGCGACAGGCTGTGTCGGGATCGGACGTGCGAATACGCGAGCATCGGGTATGCTCGGAACAGCACGGTGTGCGCCGCGTCCTGTGCCGCGGTCGAACCTACTTCGATGTACAGGGGCGCCCGACCTTCACGTTGGGCATCGTGATCGACATCACCGAGGTGGAGGCGGATGGCCGCCGTCGCCATGCCGACGGCCCGGACAAGCTCGATGCGGCGGCAGAGCACGGTGTCGCCGCTTACGAGGCCATTCAGGCGGCGGAGATCGAAGGCCTTATCGCGCCAGCGCGAGCTCTGCTGCTGGCAATTGGGCGTGAGATCGCCCGCGGCCTGACGAGGGGGCGGAAGCCCTTGCATTGA